Proteins from a genomic interval of Diaphorobacter sp. HDW4A:
- the dnaQ gene encoding DNA polymerase III subunit epsilon: MSRQIVLDTETTGLSAETGDRIIELGCVELVNRKLTGKNLHIYFNPERDSHEDALRVHGISNEFLKDKPKFPELADEIVEYLQGAELIIHNAAFDIGFLNKEFQLCGKKPVKTYVESVIDTLAMAKEMFPGKRNSLDALCDRLEVDNSGRTLHGALLDAELLADVYINMTRGQEALLIADDESKDKNSSTVRVAAIDLSTLTLQVIAANDDEIAAHLDVLKQIDKSSGGKTIWQTSPVD; this comes from the coding sequence ATGTCACGTCAGATCGTGCTGGATACTGAAACCACGGGCCTTTCCGCTGAAACGGGCGACCGCATCATCGAGTTGGGCTGCGTGGAACTCGTGAACCGAAAGCTCACGGGCAAGAATCTGCACATCTACTTCAACCCTGAACGCGACAGCCACGAAGACGCGCTTCGGGTGCACGGCATCAGCAACGAATTCCTCAAGGACAAGCCCAAGTTTCCTGAGCTTGCCGATGAGATCGTCGAGTACCTGCAGGGCGCGGAACTCATCATCCACAACGCGGCGTTCGACATCGGATTCCTGAACAAGGAATTCCAGCTCTGCGGCAAGAAGCCGGTCAAGACTTACGTCGAGAGCGTGATCGACACCTTGGCCATGGCCAAGGAGATGTTCCCCGGCAAGCGCAACTCGCTGGATGCGCTGTGCGACCGCCTCGAGGTCGACAATTCGGGCCGTACGCTGCATGGTGCCTTGCTTGACGCCGAGCTGCTGGCCGACGTCTACATCAACATGACCCGAGGCCAGGAGGCCTTGTTGATTGCGGATGATGAATCGAAGGACAAGAACTCCAGCACCGTGCGCGTGGCCGCCATCGACCTCAGCACTCTGACGTTGCAGGTCATCGCTGCCAACGACGACGAGATTGCCGCGCACCTCGACGTGCTCAAGCAGATCGACAAATCCAGCGGCGGGAAAACAATCTGGCAAACTTCTCCGGTCGATTGA
- the fdx gene encoding ISC system 2Fe-2S type ferredoxin, with protein sequence MPVIKILPHPEYCPQGAEITAPSGTSICEALLDNKINIEHACDMSCACTTCHVIVRQGLNSLNEAEEEEEDLLDRAWGLEPQSRLSCQAILAKEDVTVEIPKYSINHAKENH encoded by the coding sequence ATGCCCGTCATCAAAATTCTCCCGCATCCCGAGTACTGCCCGCAAGGCGCTGAAATCACCGCTCCCTCTGGCACGTCGATCTGCGAAGCGCTGCTCGACAACAAGATCAATATCGAGCATGCTTGCGACATGAGCTGCGCCTGCACGACCTGCCACGTCATCGTGCGTCAGGGCCTCAACTCGCTCAATGAAGCTGAGGAAGAGGAAGAGGACCTGCTCGATCGCGCCTGGGGACTTGAGCCACAATCGCGTCTGTCGTGCCAGGCCATTCTGGCCAAGGAAGACGTCACGGTGGAGATTCCGAAGTACTCCATCAACCACGCCAAGGAGAACCACTGA
- the hscA gene encoding Fe-S protein assembly chaperone HscA, with protein sequence MALLQISEPGQSPDPHQRRIAVGIDLGTTHSLVAAVRHGVAECLPDDQGRVLLPSVVRYMDNGGRQIGYDAVASRLQDPVNTIASVKRFMGRGLADIAARASLPYDLRTQGGDNQAQQGMVAIHTAGGVKSPVEVSAEILATLRFRAEDSFNDDIYGAVITVPAYFDDAQRQATKDAAKLAGLNLLRLINEPTAAAIAYGLDNSAEGLYAVYDLGGGTFDISVLRLTQGVFEVIATGGDSALGGDDYDAALADWVLAQHGLTAQTPEEKTAVRIAARACKEALTDAGSAQFIATLAGKPLAHAVARADFDAATAELTKRTLSAVRRTLRDAQLSREEVQGVVMVGGSTRMPQVQSAVADFFGTTPLTNLNPDEVVALGASIQANQLAGNNSAGDLLLLDVIPLSLGIETMGGLVERIVARNETIPTAKAQDFTTYKDGQTAMAIHVVQGERDLVADCRSLARFELRGIPPMAAGAARIRVTFTVDADGLLSVSAKEQGSGVEAKVDVKPSYGLSDDQIAKMLEDGFATAQQDMRQRAVVEARVDAERLLMATQSALDIDGDVLSEKERADIDALMQTLRQLHSSSDDAAVLEAGTQALAKGTEHFAAERMNRGIRDALAGKNIQTL encoded by the coding sequence ATGGCGCTCCTGCAGATTTCCGAACCCGGTCAATCCCCCGATCCGCATCAACGACGCATCGCGGTGGGCATCGATCTGGGTACCACGCACTCGCTGGTGGCCGCCGTGCGCCACGGCGTTGCGGAGTGCCTGCCCGATGATCAGGGCAGGGTGCTGCTGCCATCCGTCGTGCGTTACATGGACAACGGTGGTCGCCAGATCGGCTACGACGCCGTTGCCTCGCGCCTGCAGGACCCCGTGAACACGATTGCCTCGGTCAAGCGCTTCATGGGACGTGGCCTTGCCGACATCGCCGCCCGTGCCTCGCTGCCCTACGATCTGCGCACCCAGGGCGGTGACAACCAGGCCCAGCAAGGTATGGTGGCGATCCACACTGCAGGCGGCGTGAAGTCGCCCGTCGAAGTGAGCGCCGAGATCCTCGCGACACTGCGCTTTCGCGCCGAAGACAGCTTCAACGATGACATCTACGGCGCGGTCATCACCGTGCCCGCGTACTTCGACGACGCACAGCGCCAGGCCACCAAGGATGCCGCCAAGCTCGCAGGCCTGAACCTGCTGCGTCTCATCAACGAGCCCACGGCCGCCGCGATTGCCTACGGCCTCGACAACTCGGCCGAAGGTTTGTACGCGGTGTACGACCTTGGCGGCGGCACGTTCGACATCTCTGTGCTGCGTCTTACGCAGGGTGTGTTTGAAGTCATCGCCACGGGCGGCGACTCGGCGCTTGGCGGTGATGATTACGACGCCGCGCTGGCCGACTGGGTGCTCGCGCAGCACGGCCTCACGGCCCAGACGCCCGAAGAAAAAACCGCCGTGCGCATCGCGGCGCGCGCCTGCAAGGAAGCGCTGACCGATGCGGGCAGTGCGCAGTTCATTGCCACGTTGGCGGGCAAGCCGTTGGCTCATGCAGTGGCCCGTGCTGACTTCGATGCCGCGACTGCAGAGCTCACCAAGCGCACGCTGAGCGCCGTGCGCCGCACGCTGCGCGACGCGCAACTTTCGCGCGAAGAAGTGCAGGGCGTGGTCATGGTGGGTGGCTCCACTCGCATGCCGCAGGTGCAGTCCGCCGTGGCTGATTTCTTCGGCACCACGCCACTGACCAATCTGAATCCCGATGAAGTGGTTGCGCTTGGCGCGTCCATTCAGGCCAATCAACTCGCGGGCAACAACTCCGCTGGTGATCTGCTGCTGCTCGACGTGATTCCGCTCTCGCTTGGCATCGAGACCATGGGCGGTCTGGTCGAGCGCATCGTCGCCCGCAACGAAACCATTCCCACCGCCAAGGCGCAGGACTTCACTACCTACAAGGACGGTCAGACCGCGATGGCCATCCACGTGGTGCAGGGCGAGCGCGACCTCGTTGCCGACTGCCGCAGCCTCGCGCGATTCGAGCTGCGCGGCATTCCGCCCATGGCCGCAGGCGCTGCGCGCATCCGCGTGACCTTCACCGTCGATGCCGATGGCCTGCTTAGCGTGAGCGCCAAGGAACAGGGCAGCGGTGTCGAGGCCAAGGTAGATGTGAAACCGTCTTACGGTCTCTCCGACGATCAGATCGCGAAGATGCTCGAAGACGGCTTCGCCACCGCGCAGCAGGATATGCGCCAGCGCGCCGTCGTCGAAGCCCGCGTGGACGCCGAGCGCTTGCTCATGGCGACGCAGAGTGCGCTAGACATCGACGGCGATGTGCTGAGCGAGAAGGAGCGCGCCGACATCGACGCGCTCATGCAGACGCTGCGCCAGTTGCATTCGAGCAGTGACGACGCCGCAGTGCTTGAAGCCGGAACGCAGGCCCTCGCCAAAGGCACAGAACATTTCGCCGCCGAGCGCATGAATCGCGGCATCCGCGACGCGCTGGCTGGCAAGAACATCCAGACGCTGTAA
- the hscB gene encoding Fe-S protein assembly co-chaperone HscB: MNLQSDDFELFGVPAQFAQDRAQLDARWKDLQREAHPDRFAAQGSAAQRVAMQWSVRINEAYQRLKDPLKRATYLCELSGVAIGAEDNTAMPAAFLMQQMEWREALDDATSEDALDELEDMVQAARKQALERLSSLIDAQKDFAKAAQEVRALMFIARFAHDVDVKHEQLAQ, encoded by the coding sequence ATGAATCTCCAATCTGACGACTTTGAATTGTTCGGTGTGCCGGCGCAATTCGCACAGGACCGCGCTCAACTCGACGCGCGCTGGAAGGATCTTCAGCGCGAGGCCCATCCCGACCGCTTTGCCGCGCAGGGCAGTGCCGCGCAGCGCGTGGCGATGCAGTGGTCGGTGCGCATCAATGAGGCGTATCAGCGCCTGAAGGACCCGCTCAAGCGCGCGACGTATCTGTGCGAGTTGAGCGGCGTTGCCATCGGCGCGGAAGACAACACGGCCATGCCTGCCGCGTTTCTGATGCAGCAGATGGAGTGGCGCGAGGCGCTTGATGATGCGACCAGCGAAGACGCGCTCGATGAGCTGGAAGACATGGTACAGGCCGCTCGCAAGCAAGCATTGGAGCGTCTTTCGAGCCTGATCGATGCGCAAAAGGACTTCGCCAAAGCGGCGCAGGAGGTCAGAGCCCTCATGTTCATTGCGCGTTTTGCACACGACGTTGATGTGAAACACGAGCAGCTAGCACAATAG